tgtaacttttgctATTATGTTTCTTGTCATATGTGCAGGGCAAGTACAAAGTATACAATCTTTGTTCTGAGAGGTTATATGATGCATCATTGTTTGAAGGAAAGGTGAGTTCTGATGTGTCATTTAGTCATAGGTGGCAAATGATAGGTTTTGTTAGTTGATATTAGATATATCTAAACTGCACTATTGTTACAGAATATCCACTACAGTTAACATCATTTTGAATCAGATATATTATGGTAATGTGCCGAAGAAAATGGTGTTAATATAGCACTGGGCTCATGAAAAGATAGACTAGTTTTTGTCTAAATATAGCCATGTCTTCTTTGTGATATGTGATTGTACTTGTTGTTTAGGGAGGGAGGGAGTCTTATGTAGCACTTTAATGTATAAGTTCCAAGAAGGTAGTTAACTAAGTTTCATATGAAAATTATAAAAACTAAAAGCAATTATGTGTGATAATATAGTAGTTTTTGAGTTTCAGAACTTGATCCAAATTATTAGTgtcattttttttcattatacATGCATGTAATATTCTGAATGGAGCAGGAAacgctaattttttttttccatttcagGTGGCTAGCTTCCCATTTGATGATCATAATAGCCCCCCAATTCAGCTGATAACATTATTTTGTCTAAGTGCTTATTCTTGGTTGAAAGAAGATATTGAGAATGTAGTGGTAGTGCATTGTAAGGCAGGAATGGCTCGGACAGGGTTGATGATTTCTAGTCTTCTTCTATATCTGAAGGTAAAGATGTTGATGATGTGGTCCCCCAAAATTTTATGGTGGAaattttcatttctaattcttttgTTTCACGTCTCTTCAGTTTTTTCCGACTGCTGAGGAGTCTATGGATTACTATAACCAGAAAAGATGTTTTGATGGAAAAGGGCTGGTTCTTCCAAGTCAGATTGTCAGTATATATTTCCATATTACAATTTGAATTGCACATTCTTGATAATTTTGAACTCGCTTTTACTATCACCTATCTGATAACAAATGTTTTTCTTATGGTCATGTAGAGATATGTCAAATACTTTGAACGTGTTTTAACATACTTCAATGGAGAAATTCCACCTGTACGCAGGTATGCTTTTcactttgtttattttctttgcttctttaaagttttttttttttatatataaacatatatatttatattaacatAACTTATTGGTAAATTTTGTGTAGGTGCATGCTTAGGGGTTTCCGGCTTCATAGATGCCCTTATTGGATCAGGCCCTCTATAACAGTTTCTGATCATAATGGTTGGTTGTGGCATTGCTGTTTCACCCccaccacacacacacacatgcaCACTAATGTCTTTAATGATGCGTTTTAAATACTAAACTTATCTCCACTACAcaagttttatatattttcttaaaaagcCCCGCTAAATGTGTAGGTGTTCTCTTCTCCTCAAAAAAGCATCCACGAACCAAAGATTTATCGGTAGGTCATATTGATTATTTTAAGCAATTATTTGATTTTTAAACTGGTCTTCTCAATATTCCATTTATTGCTTTTAGTGGTTCTTACGTTACTAGTTTTGGCTTTTGCACTTGCCTATTGTATTCACAGCCAGAAGATTATTGGTTTAGTGCTCCAAAGAAGGGGGTGATGGTCTTTGCTCTGCCTGGGGAACCTGGTCTAACCGAATTGACTGGTGATTTCAAAATCCACTTTCATGACCGCCAAGGAGATTTCTACTGGTATTCAATCTCACTTCCTCGCTGTCCATATATCTTTCTTTGCACATTCTTGTTCAGCAACTGAATTTGTTATTTGGTGGTTATGTTTCCCCCTCTTTTTTCTTTACAGCTGGTTGAACACAACAATGACAGAAAATAGAAAAATTTTAGGTACTGCTGACCTTGATGGTTTTGACAAGGTAAAAACTTATCACTGACTGCTGTCATCAAAATTTTAGTCTGTGTCACAAGTTACAACTCATAATTTGAGATATAATTTATATGTTTTTCCCTTCTTAAAAAGATACCTCTGGGCTTGGTTCAATTACAACATCCCAAATCCCAATTTGGCATTGGTCTGAAGCTCTTGGATCAAAAATTAAGTAGAGGGAACTGTTTAGGAACTTTTAGTCTTGATCATCGTTCTATCTTTGGTTTCTTAGTTCAAATGGCCATCATTTTACACTGATAATTTCATTTGGCAATGAATCTCTTTAGAGAAAACTGCCTTCCCCAGGATTTCAGGTTGAGGTTGTTATAGTAGATTATAATGGGACTGTTGCAACGACCCCTAAGGCTGAATCTACCGCAAAGACACCAGATGAAAGCTCCCAATCTAGTCCTGCGGCTGCAACTGGTGACGGGGTTGCCCCTACTCCAAACTCAAAGCCAACCAAAGACTCTGGAAATCAAGATGATGTGTTTTCAGACAGCGAGGCTGAGGAAACGGGCTCTTCAAAAAGTCAGCAAGCAGAAACAGCTTCCGCAGCCAGTGGAAATGTGGTCACTACTACCACCTCCACTTCTGAAAACAAGTCCAAACCCGATCAGATCACTAGTTTGACTAAAGCTACTGAACAAATCTCTATAGGAAATGTGGGTTCAACCCAGGTTCGTGCTACAAGTGAGCAAAACCCTGATGTTGCTGGAGCAAGTGTGCCCAGAATTGAAAATCCCAACTCGGAAAGTGAGTTCAAGGCAATGGCTGCTGATGCCTCTGTTTTTACATTTGGGGATGAGGATGATTACGAAAGTGAGTAATCCAGAAGTGAAATTTGGGAAAATCCATCTGTACATATATAGACTACGTTCAATCCGTTCCTTCAATTTGTAATTTCAAGGTTCTGGTAATTAGATTTGGTTAAAACGAAAAGATCATTTGAATG
The genomic region above belongs to Humulus lupulus chromosome 1, drHumLupu1.1, whole genome shotgun sequence and contains:
- the LOC133796925 gene encoding phosphatidylinositol 3,4,5-trisphosphate 3-phosphatase and protein-tyrosine-phosphatase PTEN2A — protein: MDKESTDSSSPPVKAPEVPPVATDSKSDSSSHDEPSKLSSWTKSLKLPQPLVGTQDGSPTENSGKSTFSRFTSGLGLRLSPKSPPADISDGSSTETQPGLFGTITKGLVDSSRSAVKAVQVKARHVVSQNKRRYQEGGFDLDMTYITENIIAMGFPAGDMSSGFFGYVEGFYRNHMEEVIKFFETHHKGKYKVYNLCSERLYDASLFEGKVASFPFDDHNSPPIQLITLFCLSAYSWLKEDIENVVVVHCKAGMARTGLMISSLLLYLKFFPTAEESMDYYNQKRCFDGKGLVLPSQIRYVKYFERVLTYFNGEIPPVRRCMLRGFRLHRCPYWIRPSITVSDHNGVLFSSKKHPRTKDLSPEDYWFSAPKKGVMVFALPGEPGLTELTGDFKIHFHDRQGDFYCWLNTTMTENRKILGTADLDGFDKRKLPSPGFQVEVVIVDYNGTVATTPKAESTAKTPDESSQSSPAAATGDGVAPTPNSKPTKDSGNQDDVFSDSEAEETGSSKSQQAETASAASGNVVTTTTSTSENKSKPDQITSLTKATEQISIGNVGSTQVRATSEQNPDVAGASVPRIENPNSESEFKAMAADASVFTFGDEDDYESE